Proteins encoded in a region of the Deefgea piscis genome:
- a CDS encoding AAA family ATPase, which yields MLHTLAIANYRSLRDLIMPLAQLNVISGANGSGKSSLYRALRLTAEAAEGRLIAHLAQEGGFASTLWAGPEKISPAMRRGEVTIQGTIRQTTVALKLGFAGDDFSYAIDLGLPMPSLSLFCADPEIKREQIWAGQLQRDATLLLDRRGAVARTRDGRAWQVLNQHVPTYDSVFMQCADPINAPEVLQLREAMRRWRFYDHLRTDASAPARQPQIGTYTPILANDGANLAAALQTIIEIGEPETLAAAIDDAFPGSRIQIDVQQGRFSVLLWQHGLLRPLSASEFSDGTLRYLLLVAALLSPRPPELLVLNEPETSLHPDLLPALARLIAAAATRSQVIVVSHASRLVAALEREVDCNSIILQKDCGETLIAGQHHLDKPAWSWLSR from the coding sequence ATGCTACATACGCTGGCCATTGCCAATTATCGCTCGCTACGTGATTTGATCATGCCGCTGGCCCAACTGAATGTGATTAGTGGCGCCAATGGCAGTGGCAAATCCAGTTTGTATCGCGCTTTGCGGTTAACTGCTGAAGCCGCCGAAGGGCGCTTGATTGCGCATTTAGCGCAAGAGGGGGGCTTTGCATCCACCTTATGGGCGGGGCCAGAAAAAATCAGCCCAGCGATGCGGCGCGGTGAGGTGACGATTCAAGGGACGATTCGCCAAACAACGGTGGCGTTGAAGCTGGGTTTTGCCGGTGATGATTTTTCGTACGCCATTGATTTGGGCCTGCCAATGCCAAGCCTGTCGTTGTTTTGCGCCGATCCAGAAATCAAGCGCGAACAGATTTGGGCGGGGCAGCTACAGCGCGATGCGACACTACTACTGGATCGGCGCGGCGCGGTGGCGCGCACTCGTGATGGCCGTGCTTGGCAAGTGCTCAATCAGCATGTGCCAACGTACGATAGTGTTTTTATGCAATGCGCAGATCCGATTAATGCGCCCGAAGTGTTGCAATTACGCGAAGCGATGCGCCGCTGGCGCTTTTATGATCATCTACGCACCGATGCCAGCGCACCTGCGCGGCAGCCGCAAATCGGCACTTACACCCCGATTTTGGCCAACGATGGCGCTAATTTAGCCGCCGCTTTGCAAACCATCATTGAAATTGGTGAGCCCGAAACGTTGGCTGCAGCGATTGATGATGCTTTTCCAGGTTCACGAATTCAAATCGACGTGCAACAAGGCCGATTTAGCGTCTTGCTGTGGCAGCATGGTTTACTGCGGCCATTATCTGCCAGTGAGTTTTCCGATGGCACTTTGCGTTATTTACTCTTGGTCGCGGCTTTGTTGAGCCCACGGCCACCGGAGTTATTGGTGCTCAATGAGCCAGAAACGAGTTTACATCCGGATCTATTACCGGCCTTGGCCCGCTTAATTGCTGCAGCGGCAACGCGTAGCCAGGTGATTGTGGTGAGCCATGCCAGCCGCCTAGTCGCAGCGCTGGAGCGTGAAGTTGATTGCAACTCGATTATTTTGCAAAAAGACTGCGGTGAAACATTGATTGCTGGGCAGCATCACTTAGATAAGCCAGCTTGGTCGTGGCTGAGTCGATAG
- the fabF gene encoding beta-ketoacyl-ACP synthase II, whose translation MSKRRVVVTGLGQVSPVGNDVATGWANLLAGQSGIDLITRFDPSDMGCHIAGQVKDFDISQYVSPKDARRMDDFIHYGIAAAMQAINDAGLDDVSDLDKTRVGVNIGSGIGGLQLIEQTNAAYLEGGTRKIGPFFIPGSLINMIAGHVSIMKGYQGPSYGIVSACTTGAHSIGDAARIIQYGDADVMVAGGAEGTICKMAIGGFGAMKALSTRNDDPKTASRPWDKGRDGFVMGEGAGVLVLEEYEHAKKRGATIYAELVGFGMSSDAHHITAPSAEGPARGVANALRDAGVNPDQVQYVNAHGTSTPLGDANETNALKIAFGDHAKKLVVNSTKSMTGHLLGGAGGVEAIYSILALHHQVSPPTINLHEQDFESGCDLDYCANTARDMKIEVAISNSFGFGGTNGTLVFKKI comes from the coding sequence GTGTCTAAACGCAGAGTAGTTGTCACCGGCTTGGGCCAAGTTTCCCCAGTTGGCAATGATGTTGCCACTGGCTGGGCCAACCTGCTTGCTGGTCAATCCGGTATTGATTTAATCACCCGTTTTGACCCGAGCGATATGGGTTGCCATATCGCCGGCCAAGTAAAAGATTTTGATATTAGCCAGTACGTGAGCCCGAAAGATGCGCGCCGAATGGATGACTTCATTCATTACGGTATCGCTGCTGCAATGCAAGCGATTAACGACGCTGGCTTGGATGATGTGAGCGATCTGGATAAAACCCGCGTTGGTGTGAATATCGGTTCGGGTATTGGTGGCTTGCAGCTGATTGAGCAAACCAATGCAGCTTATCTGGAAGGCGGCACGCGTAAAATCGGTCCGTTCTTTATTCCTGGTTCATTGATCAATATGATCGCTGGCCATGTTTCCATTATGAAAGGCTATCAAGGCCCGAGTTATGGCATCGTTTCTGCGTGTACCACTGGTGCCCATAGTATCGGTGATGCGGCGCGGATTATTCAGTACGGCGATGCTGATGTGATGGTTGCGGGCGGTGCTGAAGGCACAATTTGCAAAATGGCCATCGGTGGCTTTGGCGCAATGAAGGCGCTTTCAACGCGCAATGACGATCCAAAAACCGCGTCACGCCCTTGGGATAAAGGCCGTGATGGTTTCGTGATGGGTGAAGGCGCTGGGGTCTTGGTACTCGAAGAGTACGAGCACGCTAAAAAGCGTGGCGCAACCATTTATGCCGAACTCGTTGGTTTTGGCATGAGCTCGGACGCGCATCACATCACCGCTCCAAGCGCTGAAGGCCCTGCACGTGGCGTTGCCAATGCATTGCGCGATGCCGGTGTGAATCCGGATCAAGTGCAATACGTGAATGCACACGGCACATCAACACCGCTGGGTGATGCCAATGAAACCAATGCCTTGAAGATTGCTTTTGGTGATCATGCGAAGAAATTAGTTGTTAACTCAACCAAATCAATGACTGGCCATTTATTGGGCGGCGCGGGTGGCGTTGAAGCGATTTACTCGATCTTGGCCTTGCACCATCAAGTGTCACCACCGACGATTAACTTGCATGAGCAAGATTTTGAATCCGGTTGCGACCTTGATTATTGCGCTAATACCGCGCGTGATATGAAGATTGAAGTGGCGATTTCCAATTCATTTGGCTTTGGCGGCACCAACGGTACGCTGGTGTTCAAAAAGATTTAA
- the acpP gene encoding acyl carrier protein — translation MENIEQRVKKIVAEQLGVPETDVKIDSSFVNDLGADSLDTVELVMALEEEFECEIPDEDAEKITTVQQAVDYVSAHLSK, via the coding sequence ATGGAAAACATCGAACAGCGCGTGAAGAAGATTGTTGCTGAGCAACTGGGCGTGCCAGAAACTGACGTTAAGATTGATTCATCATTCGTAAACGACCTCGGCGCCGACTCTCTCGACACCGTTGAACTCGTTATGGCGCTTGAAGAAGAATTTGAGTGCGAAATCCCTGACGAAGATGCAGAAAAGATCACTACTGTTCAGCAAGCAGTTGACTACGTCAGCGCTCATTTGAGCAAGTAA
- the fabG gene encoding 3-oxoacyl-ACP reductase FabG, with protein MSLQGKVALVTGASRGIGQAIALELAAQGATVIGTATSDSGATAIADYLQAAGAAGSGLRLQVTEDGACEAIVAQIEKEFGPIAILVNNAGITRDNLLMRMKDEEWDAIMDTNLKPVYKLSKAVMRGMMKARWGRIINIASVVGATGNAGQTNYSAAKAALFGFTKSLAKEIGSRGVTVNAVAPGFIDTDMTRNLPDEQKAHLVANIALGRLGDPKDIADAVGFLASDKAGYITGNTIHVNGGMFMN; from the coding sequence ATGAGTTTGCAAGGTAAAGTTGCGCTAGTGACTGGCGCTTCACGCGGGATCGGTCAAGCGATTGCTTTAGAGCTGGCAGCGCAAGGCGCAACCGTGATTGGTACGGCCACCAGCGATTCAGGCGCAACAGCGATTGCCGATTATCTGCAAGCAGCAGGTGCCGCAGGTTCTGGTTTACGTTTGCAAGTGACCGAAGACGGTGCTTGTGAAGCCATCGTGGCACAAATTGAAAAAGAATTTGGCCCGATTGCGATTTTGGTCAATAACGCCGGGATTACCCGTGATAACTTATTGATGCGCATGAAGGATGAAGAATGGGATGCCATTATGGATACCAATCTGAAGCCAGTTTACAAATTATCTAAAGCCGTGATGCGCGGCATGATGAAAGCGCGTTGGGGACGGATTATCAATATTGCGTCGGTAGTAGGCGCGACTGGCAACGCCGGTCAAACCAATTATTCGGCAGCCAAAGCGGCGTTATTTGGTTTTACCAAATCGCTAGCTAAAGAAATCGGTAGTCGTGGTGTGACAGTGAATGCCGTCGCACCAGGCTTTATTGATACCGATATGACCCGTAATTTACCTGATGAGCAAAAAGCCCACCTAGTTGCTAATATTGCACTGGGACGTTTGGGTGATCCAAAAGACATCGCCGATGCGGTTGGATTCTTGGCGTCAGATAAGGCTGGTTATATTACGGGTAATACCATTCATGTGAATGGTGGCATGTTTATGAATTAA
- the fabD gene encoding ACP S-malonyltransferase, translated as MSLAFVFPGQGSQSIGMMNGWADLAVVKATFDEASSVLGFDLWAMANEGPLEAINATVNTQPLMLTAGVAVWRAWQSQGGAMPAVMAGHSLGEYTALVAAEALSFGDALQLVRLRAEAMQEAVPAGTGAMAAVLGLSDELIIEACAEAAQGDVVQAVNFNSPGQVVIAGSKAAVERACEGCKARGAKRAMLLSVSVPSHCDLMKPAAEKLAAKLAVVEIHTPIVPVLHNADVAAYNNAEQIREALVRQLYQPVRWVETIQKMAADGVTVVAECGPGKVLAGLTKRISSDLQGVALVDVASMDQLKSAV; from the coding sequence ATGTCTTTAGCATTTGTGTTTCCAGGTCAAGGCTCGCAATCCATCGGCATGATGAATGGTTGGGCTGATTTAGCCGTGGTGAAGGCCACATTTGACGAAGCTTCTAGCGTGCTCGGTTTTGATTTATGGGCGATGGCCAATGAAGGCCCACTCGAAGCGATCAATGCCACAGTGAATACGCAGCCATTGATGTTGACCGCCGGTGTTGCCGTTTGGCGTGCATGGCAGTCGCAAGGTGGCGCTATGCCTGCGGTAATGGCTGGGCATAGCTTGGGTGAATATACCGCCTTAGTGGCTGCTGAAGCTTTGAGTTTTGGCGATGCTTTGCAATTGGTGCGCTTACGTGCAGAAGCAATGCAAGAAGCCGTTCCAGCGGGCACCGGCGCAATGGCTGCAGTGCTTGGCTTGAGCGATGAATTGATTATTGAAGCTTGCGCCGAAGCCGCGCAGGGCGACGTGGTGCAGGCGGTGAATTTTAATTCACCCGGTCAAGTGGTGATTGCTGGTAGCAAAGCAGCGGTAGAGCGTGCCTGCGAAGGCTGTAAAGCCCGTGGCGCTAAACGTGCGATGCTGTTATCGGTTTCGGTGCCATCGCATTGCGATTTGATGAAACCTGCTGCAGAAAAATTAGCCGCTAAATTGGCTGTGGTAGAAATTCATACACCTATCGTTCCTGTCTTGCACAATGCTGACGTTGCCGCGTATAACAATGCCGAGCAGATCCGTGAGGCTTTAGTTCGCCAGTTGTATCAGCCAGTACGTTGGGTTGAAACCATTCAAAAAATGGCTGCCGATGGCGTGACTGTTGTTGCTGAATGTGGCCCGGGTAAAGTGCTTGCTGGTTTAACCAAACGCATTTCAAGTGATCTGCAAGGCGTCGCTTTAGTCGACGTAGCCAGTATGGATCAATTAAAATCAGCCGTGTAA
- a CDS encoding beta-ketoacyl-ACP synthase III — translation MYSRIAGTGSYLPEKILTNAELAQRVDTTDEWIVSRTGIRQRHIAAEDQRTSDLALIAVERALEAAGVDKSEVDLLIVATTTPDSIFPSTACTLQNKLGVHGFPAFDIQAVCAGFIYALSTADQFVKSGAAKCAVVVGAETVSNLINWEDRGTCILFGDGAGAVVLTASEEPGILATQLHADGRYSGILKTDARPKQGELVGDPYVYMEGNAVFKFAVKALAEVAESTLAKAGLQKSDVDWLVPHQANIRIIESTAKHLHMSMDNVIVTVDMHGNTSAASIPLALDAGVRSGKIQRGQTLLMEGIGGGFAWGSALVKY, via the coding sequence ATGTATTCCCGTATTGCAGGAACTGGCTCTTATTTGCCAGAAAAAATTCTTACTAATGCCGAGCTGGCGCAACGTGTCGACACCACTGATGAATGGATCGTTTCACGCACCGGTATCCGTCAGCGTCATATTGCTGCAGAAGATCAGCGGACTTCTGATTTGGCGTTGATTGCGGTTGAACGTGCGCTTGAAGCGGCGGGTGTTGATAAAAGCGAAGTCGATTTATTGATTGTCGCAACGACGACGCCAGACAGTATTTTTCCGTCAACGGCGTGTACTTTGCAAAACAAACTCGGGGTACATGGCTTCCCTGCCTTTGATATACAGGCCGTCTGTGCTGGGTTTATTTATGCCTTAAGTACTGCGGATCAATTTGTAAAAAGCGGCGCAGCCAAATGTGCGGTTGTCGTTGGCGCTGAAACCGTCAGCAATCTCATTAATTGGGAAGATCGTGGCACGTGTATTTTGTTTGGCGATGGTGCCGGTGCTGTGGTGCTGACTGCATCAGAAGAGCCTGGTATTTTAGCGACACAACTGCATGCAGATGGTCGTTATAGTGGTATTTTAAAAACCGATGCACGCCCAAAACAAGGCGAGTTAGTCGGTGATCCTTATGTGTATATGGAAGGCAATGCGGTGTTTAAATTCGCCGTTAAAGCCTTGGCAGAAGTCGCTGAAAGCACATTGGCAAAAGCCGGTTTGCAAAAAAGTGATGTGGATTGGTTGGTACCACATCAAGCCAATATTCGCATTATTGAATCAACGGCCAAGCACTTACATATGTCGATGGACAATGTGATTGTGACGGTGGATATGCACGGCAACACTTCGGCAGCATCGATTCCATTGGCTTTGGATGCGGGCGTTCGCAGCGGCAAGATTCAACGCGGCCAAACCTTGTTGATGGAAGGGATTGGTGGTGGCTTTGCTTGGGGCTCGGCGCTGGTTAAATATTGA
- the plsX gene encoding phosphate acyltransferase PlsX, translated as MDITVAVDAMGGDHGAHITVPAALRFLRDNPDVNIVLVGLADAIAAELAAQHAATSPRLRIHPATEVVTMDESPQSAMKNKKDSSMRVAINLVKSGEANACVSAGNTGALMATARFVLKTIPGIDRPAIAKLMPTMKGQTAMLDLGANVDSTPLQLTQFAIMGSAMFSALKHVDAPTVGLLNIGSEDIKGNEAVKEAAEMLRKTRLNFQGNIEGDDIYRGTVDVVACDGFTGNVALKTSEGLVKMITTFLKEEFTRNILTRCVALLALPLMNRFKKRLDPRRFNGASFLGLRGIVVKSHGGADEIAFYWALSQAVEEARSGMIQRITEQVQQELVHLNAAVEAAES; from the coding sequence ATGGATATCACTGTCGCAGTAGATGCAATGGGCGGCGATCACGGCGCGCACATTACAGTGCCAGCCGCATTGCGCTTTTTGCGAGACAATCCCGATGTCAATATCGTTTTAGTCGGTTTAGCCGATGCGATTGCGGCTGAATTAGCGGCTCAGCATGCCGCAACGAGTCCGCGTTTGCGAATTCATCCTGCCACCGAGGTGGTGACGATGGATGAGTCCCCGCAATCGGCAATGAAAAATAAAAAAGATTCATCGATGCGTGTCGCCATTAATTTGGTGAAGTCCGGTGAGGCCAATGCGTGTGTGTCAGCGGGTAATACCGGCGCATTGATGGCGACGGCACGGTTTGTATTAAAAACGATCCCAGGTATTGATCGCCCCGCGATTGCAAAGCTGATGCCCACAATGAAGGGACAAACGGCAATGCTCGATTTGGGCGCGAATGTGGATTCAACGCCTTTGCAGCTCACGCAATTTGCCATTATGGGTTCGGCGATGTTTTCGGCGCTCAAGCATGTTGATGCACCCACCGTAGGTTTGCTCAATATTGGTTCGGAAGACATCAAAGGCAATGAAGCGGTGAAAGAAGCGGCTGAAATGCTGCGTAAAACCCGTTTGAATTTCCAAGGTAATATCGAAGGTGATGATATTTACCGCGGTACAGTAGATGTGGTGGCTTGTGATGGATTTACCGGTAATGTGGCATTAAAAACTTCAGAAGGTTTAGTCAAAATGATTACCACCTTCTTGAAGGAAGAGTTTACTCGTAATATTCTGACACGTTGTGTGGCATTACTGGCCTTACCATTAATGAATCGTTTTAAAAAGCGACTAGATCCACGTCGTTTTAATGGTGCGTCATTTCTTGGCTTGCGTGGCATTGTGGTAAAAAGCCATGGCGGAGCGGATGAAATTGCGTTTTACTGGGCATTGTCTCAGGCCGTTGAGGAAGCACGCTCCGGCATGATTCAACGCATTACAGAGCAGGTGCAACAAGAGTTGGTGCATCTTAACGCTGCGGTAGAAGCTGCCGAGTCCTGA
- the rpmF gene encoding 50S ribosomal protein L32 produces MAVQQNKKSPSKRGMHRAHDFLSAPALSVDAATGEVHRPHHISPNGFYNGRRVIKAKGE; encoded by the coding sequence ATGGCAGTTCAGCAAAATAAAAAATCACCTTCGAAACGTGGCATGCACCGCGCTCATGACTTCTTGTCAGCACCAGCTTTGTCTGTAGATGCTGCAACTGGTGAAGTTCATCGCCCGCACCACATTTCTCCAAACGGCTTTTACAATGGCCGTCGTGTGATCAAAGCTAAGGGCGAATAA
- a CDS encoding YceD family protein, whose amino-acid sequence MTVIHSAEFAQEGRELKGSIPLSQLSRLSDLLADTSGEIAWHIESGVDDRTQRPWLYLEVKGDLQLICQRCLLGMPWSFHNETVLTQFATEEEIDEAEAFDEDLDGILIDPELDIEALVEDELLLALPVAPVHDVCGGDDALAKLASKKPNPFAVLAQLKTRKAE is encoded by the coding sequence ATGACGGTGATTCACAGCGCGGAATTTGCGCAAGAAGGTCGAGAACTCAAAGGTTCTATCCCACTTTCGCAGCTCTCACGTTTGAGTGACCTGTTGGCAGATACATCAGGCGAAATCGCTTGGCATATCGAAAGTGGCGTAGATGATCGTACGCAACGCCCTTGGCTTTATTTAGAAGTAAAAGGTGATTTGCAACTGATTTGCCAGCGCTGCCTATTGGGTATGCCTTGGTCATTTCATAACGAAACCGTGTTGACCCAGTTTGCTACTGAGGAAGAAATCGATGAAGCGGAAGCCTTCGATGAGGACCTTGATGGCATTTTGATCGATCCGGAGCTGGATATTGAAGCACTGGTCGAAGACGAATTGTTACTCGCTTTGCCAGTGGCACCAGTACACGATGTGTGTGGTGGTGACGATGCACTGGCCAAATTGGCGAGTAAAAAACCGAATCCGTTTGCAGTCCTGGCTCAGTTGAAAACCAGGAAAGCGGAATAA
- a CDS encoding Maf family protein: protein MRTTSTSCESRQLVLASTSLYRKELLERLGLPFVTAAPNLDESPLIGETAAQTSERLAIAKAKVLADQYPNSLIIGSDQVALLNGVQLGKPGNHERAVVQLAAMRGQSIAFHTALCLYNTATQQVQSHVDITTVTMRDYSDAQIETYLRREQPYNCAGSAKTEGLGIVMIAAINSTDPAAIIGLPLIELVSMLNRESYPIL, encoded by the coding sequence ATGCGAACCACTTCTACCTCCTGCGAGTCACGCCAACTGGTTCTGGCGTCTACATCGCTGTATCGAAAAGAACTTTTAGAACGCTTGGGTCTACCGTTTGTCACTGCGGCCCCCAATCTGGATGAATCGCCACTGATCGGTGAGACTGCGGCCCAAACCAGCGAGCGTTTGGCCATTGCCAAAGCCAAGGTGCTGGCCGATCAATATCCAAATAGTTTAATTATTGGCTCAGACCAAGTGGCGCTACTTAACGGTGTGCAATTAGGCAAGCCCGGTAATCATGAGCGTGCCGTTGTGCAATTGGCGGCCATGCGTGGACAAAGCATTGCGTTTCATACTGCGCTCTGCCTTTACAATACGGCAACCCAACAAGTGCAAAGCCATGTCGACATCACCACGGTGACCATGCGCGATTACAGTGATGCACAAATCGAAACCTATTTACGCCGTGAGCAGCCTTACAACTGCGCCGGCAGCGCCAAAACCGAAGGTCTCGGGATTGTGATGATCGCCGCGATTAACAGCACCGATCCAGCGGCGATTATTGGTTTGCCTTTAATCGAGCTCGTTAGCATGCTCAATCGCGAAAGCTATCCAATTTTGTAA
- a CDS encoding SAM-dependent methyltransferase, with translation MTGILYLIPAPMGGDTINDILPLDVIETAKRLTHFVVENAKTTRAHLKMLGTPHELRSLSMSELSEHTKEHEVTALLQPLLDGFDVGLMSEAGCPGVADPGARLVQLAHQRGIQVVPLVGPSSLLMALMASGANGQKFRFNGYLPSDATGRVQAIRQLEASSSKESQAELFIETPYRNGALFQALRDNLKAHTRLTVACDISLPSQEILTLEIGQWKKKPEPQIHKRPTVFIIQA, from the coding sequence ATGACGGGCATCTTGTATTTAATCCCCGCGCCAATGGGTGGCGATACCATCAACGATATTTTGCCGCTCGACGTGATTGAAACCGCCAAACGGCTGACGCATTTTGTCGTTGAAAATGCCAAAACAACCCGCGCGCATTTAAAAATGCTCGGCACGCCTCATGAGCTACGTAGCTTGAGCATGAGTGAGTTATCTGAGCACACCAAAGAGCATGAAGTCACAGCGCTATTACAGCCGTTACTCGATGGTTTTGATGTGGGCTTAATGTCAGAAGCGGGTTGTCCGGGCGTTGCCGATCCCGGCGCACGGCTAGTACAACTGGCCCATCAACGCGGCATCCAAGTGGTACCGCTGGTTGGACCATCCTCGTTATTGATGGCGTTAATGGCCTCAGGGGCCAATGGGCAAAAATTTCGCTTTAATGGCTACTTGCCCTCTGATGCCACGGGACGAGTGCAGGCCATTCGGCAACTGGAAGCGAGCTCAAGCAAAGAAAGTCAGGCAGAGTTATTTATTGAAACCCCATACCGCAATGGCGCGCTGTTTCAAGCCTTACGCGACAATCTCAAAGCCCATACACGATTAACTGTGGCCTGCGATATTAGTTTGCCAAGCCAAGAAATTTTGACGCTAGAAATCGGTCAATGGAAGAAAAAACCTGAACCACAAATCCATAAACGGCCAACGGTATTTATCATCCAAGCGTAA
- a CDS encoding diguanylate cyclase domain-containing protein has protein sequence MALNQLKPDDFDFFREFLDALPLQCFVKNAHGQIILSNTAYQNASAEAVVPLKVIELGENETCRQLVSLTPFAQANEKIATHEETRWNSQLGRYQTDYVIQKTIADEAGQPLYIVGSILDISEQKQFQLQIDTELKLLEMHAADVPFMQLLTQFVHSFESNFPGVLCSILLLDDQGERLLHTIAPSLPEAYCQAIHGVAIGPNIGSCGTAAYTGQDTIVADIASDPLWRNFAELALSHDLRSCWSIPILSTKGRVLGTFANYHRYPCSPSSKELQAIKRGAYLVGLVIEHELAETQLSKDKMILQESVQHTQTILDNMADGVITIDITGRIESFNSAASRIFGYSPEEVLFKNVSMLMPEPHAGLHDGYLLHHQSTGNASIVGVPREVEGLRKDGSLFPMRLSVSKILRAGQPIFIGLVSDNTLDHQRREEIYRLAFFDALTGLPNRRLLMDQIKKAMLTSARSGLHGAVMFLDLDHFKHLNDNYGHHMGDLLLQQVSARLQSCVRENDSVARLGGDEFVVLLETLSEQAEQAFEQAKTVANKILERLRQPYDLSGHTHVSTPSIGVALFLAEQISIDDLLKHADVAMYQAKAAGRNTVLFYNSALQGVTQAH, from the coding sequence ATGGCCTTAAACCAGTTAAAACCCGATGATTTTGATTTTTTTCGCGAATTTTTAGATGCGTTGCCGCTGCAATGCTTTGTTAAAAATGCGCACGGCCAAATTATCTTGAGCAATACCGCTTATCAAAATGCGAGCGCTGAAGCGGTGGTGCCGCTAAAAGTGATAGAACTTGGCGAGAATGAGACATGCAGGCAACTGGTGTCGCTAACACCGTTCGCGCAAGCGAATGAAAAAATAGCTACGCATGAAGAAACACGCTGGAATAGCCAGTTGGGTCGCTATCAAACGGATTATGTGATTCAAAAAACCATTGCTGATGAGGCGGGGCAGCCTTTATATATTGTCGGCTCGATTTTAGATATTTCCGAGCAAAAGCAATTTCAGCTGCAAATTGATACCGAATTAAAGCTACTGGAAATGCACGCTGCGGATGTCCCTTTTATGCAGTTATTAACGCAATTTGTGCATAGTTTTGAGTCTAATTTTCCCGGCGTTTTGTGCTCTATTTTATTGCTCGATGATCAGGGCGAACGTTTATTGCATACCATTGCCCCGAGTTTACCCGAGGCGTATTGCCAAGCGATTCATGGTGTGGCGATTGGCCCAAATATTGGCTCTTGTGGCACAGCGGCGTATACCGGGCAAGACACCATTGTCGCCGATATTGCGAGTGATCCTTTATGGCGTAATTTTGCTGAGCTGGCCTTGTCGCATGATTTACGCTCGTGTTGGTCTATCCCGATTTTATCTACCAAAGGCCGTGTTCTGGGGACGTTTGCCAATTACCATCGCTACCCGTGTTCGCCTTCGAGTAAGGAATTACAAGCCATTAAGCGCGGCGCTTATTTGGTGGGCTTAGTGATTGAGCATGAATTGGCGGAAACTCAATTATCCAAAGACAAAATGATTTTGCAAGAGTCGGTACAGCACACGCAGACCATTCTCGACAATATGGCTGATGGGGTGATTACGATCGATATCACCGGGCGGATTGAAAGTTTTAACTCGGCGGCGAGCCGTATTTTTGGCTATTCGCCTGAAGAAGTGTTGTTTAAAAATGTTTCGATGTTGATGCCAGAGCCGCATGCCGGCCTGCATGACGGTTATTTATTGCATCATCAATCAACAGGTAACGCCAGTATTGTCGGCGTGCCGCGTGAGGTAGAAGGCTTACGTAAAGATGGTAGTTTGTTTCCGATGCGCTTATCGGTGTCCAAAATTTTGCGGGCTGGTCAGCCGATTTTTATTGGCCTAGTGAGCGACAATACTTTAGATCATCAGCGGCGAGAAGAAATCTATCGTTTGGCTTTTTTTGATGCTTTAACGGGCCTGCCTAATCGTCGTTTATTAATGGATCAAATCAAAAAAGCCATGCTGACTTCAGCCCGCAGTGGTTTACATGGCGCGGTGATGTTTCTCGATCTCGATCACTTTAAACATTTGAATGACAATTATGGTCATCATATGGGGGATTTATTACTGCAACAGGTGTCGGCACGCTTGCAATCTTGTGTTAGAGAAAATGACAGCGTGGCGCGTTTGGGCGGTGATGAGTTTGTGGTCTTGCTCGAAACGTTAAGTGAGCAAGCAGAACAAGCATTCGAGCAAGCAAAAACAGTCGCCAATAAAATTTTGGAGCGCCTGCGCCAGCCGTATGATTTATCTGGGCATACCCATGTGAGTACGCCTAGTATTGGTGTGGCTTTATTTTTGGCTGAGCAAATCTCCATTGATGATTTACTGAAACACGCTGATGTGGCGATGTATCAGGCCAAGGCCGCCGGTCGAAATACCGTCTTATTTTATAATTCGGCGTTGCAAGGTGTGACGCAAGCGCATTAA